A stretch of Equus przewalskii isolate Varuska chromosome 11, EquPr2, whole genome shotgun sequence DNA encodes these proteins:
- the LSP1 gene encoding lymphocyte-specific protein 1 isoform X4 has product MSSSALLRRDASRQGLENLLRLTTQWSVEDEEEAARERRRRERDRQLRAQDEDGDGQSPEQPEQEKLLSLKPSEAPELDEDEGFGDWSQKPEQRQQHSGAGEPVDGGAPPRAESPEGEQEEDRPHQHGPGNEDGDKLSPAGVSLEELRLSHGSEPQDETEPRGPEGTSQGLAEAEEAEEQHQKCQQPRAPSPLVLEETTEQGSPPLSPSIKLSDRTESLNRSIKKSNSVKKSQPALPISKIDERLEQYTQAIETAGRTPKLARQPSIELPSMAVASTKSRWETGEVQAQSAAKAPSCKDIVAGDMSKKSLWEQTGGSKTSSTVKSTPSGKRYKFVATGHGKYEKVLVDEGSAP; this is encoded by the exons ATGAGCAGCTCGGCGCTCCTGAGGAGGGATGCTAGCAGACAGGGCCTGGAGAACCTCCTGAG GCTCACCACTCAGTGGAGCGTGGAAGATGAAGAAGAGGCCGCGAGGGAGAGGCGCcggagagagagggacaggcaGCTGCGGGCCCAGGACGAGGACGGAGATGGCCAGTCCCCGGAACAGCCAGAGCAGGAGAAACT CCTCAGCCTGAAGCCCTCCGAGGCCCCCGAACTGGATGAGGATGAGGGTTTCGGTGATTGGTCGCAGAAGCCGGAGCAGCGGCAGCAGCACTCCGGAGCTGGGGAGCCTGTGGATGGCGGGGCGCCCCCTCGGGCTGAGAGTCcggagggggagcaggaggaggacag GCCCCACCAGCATGGTCCCGGGAACGAGGATGGTGACAAGCTGAGCCCAGCTGGGGTCAGCCTGGAGGAGTTGCGTCTGAGCCATGGGTCAGAGCCCCAGGACGAGACAGAGcccagaggcccagaggggaccagccagggcctggcagaggctgaggaggcagaggagcag CACCAGAAatgtcagcagcccagggcacCCAGCCCCTTGGTCCTGGAGGAGACGACCGAACAGGGCTCACCTCCCCTGAGCCCCAGCATCAAA CTCAGTGACAGAACCGAGTCCCTGAACCGCTCCATCAAGAAGAG TAACAGTGTGAAGAAgtcccagccagccctgcccatCTCCAAGATTGATGAGCGGCTGGAGCAGTACACCCAGGCCATCGAG ACTGCTGGCCGGACCCCCAAGCTAGCCCGCCAGCCCTCCATTGAGCTGCCCAGTATGGCCGTGGCGAGTACTAAGAGCCGGTGGGAGACGGGAGAGGTGCAGGCTCAGTCCGCCGCCAAGGCCCCCTCCTGCAAG GATATTGTAGCTGGAGACATGAGCAAGAAAAGCCTCTGGGAGCAGACAGGTGGCTCCAAGACGTCGTCGACAGTTAAG AGCACCCCGTCTGGGAAGAGGTACAAGTTTGTGGCCACCGGACACGGGAAATATGAGAAGGTGCTCGTAGACGAAGGCTCGGCACCCTAG
- the LSP1 gene encoding lymphocyte-specific protein 1 isoform X6, translating to MSSSALLRRDASRQGLENLLRLTTQWSVEDEEEAARERRRRERDRQLRAQDEDGDGQSPEQPEQEKLPHQHGPGNEDGDKLSPAGVSLEELRLSHGSEPQDETEPRGPEGTSQGLAEAEEAEEQHQKCQQPRAPSPLVLEETTEQGSPPLSPSIKLSDRTESLNRSIKKSNSVKKSQPALPISKIDERLEQYTQAIETAGRTPKLARQPSIELPSMAVASTKSRWETGEVQAQSAAKAPSCKDIVAGDMSKKSLWEQTGGSKTSSTVKSTPSGKRYKFVATGHGKYEKVLVDEGSAP from the exons ATGAGCAGCTCGGCGCTCCTGAGGAGGGATGCTAGCAGACAGGGCCTGGAGAACCTCCTGAG GCTCACCACTCAGTGGAGCGTGGAAGATGAAGAAGAGGCCGCGAGGGAGAGGCGCcggagagagagggacaggcaGCTGCGGGCCCAGGACGAGGACGGAGATGGCCAGTCCCCGGAACAGCCAGAGCAGGAGAAACT GCCCCACCAGCATGGTCCCGGGAACGAGGATGGTGACAAGCTGAGCCCAGCTGGGGTCAGCCTGGAGGAGTTGCGTCTGAGCCATGGGTCAGAGCCCCAGGACGAGACAGAGcccagaggcccagaggggaccagccagggcctggcagaggctgaggaggcagaggagcag CACCAGAAatgtcagcagcccagggcacCCAGCCCCTTGGTCCTGGAGGAGACGACCGAACAGGGCTCACCTCCCCTGAGCCCCAGCATCAAA CTCAGTGACAGAACCGAGTCCCTGAACCGCTCCATCAAGAAGAG TAACAGTGTGAAGAAgtcccagccagccctgcccatCTCCAAGATTGATGAGCGGCTGGAGCAGTACACCCAGGCCATCGAG ACTGCTGGCCGGACCCCCAAGCTAGCCCGCCAGCCCTCCATTGAGCTGCCCAGTATGGCCGTGGCGAGTACTAAGAGCCGGTGGGAGACGGGAGAGGTGCAGGCTCAGTCCGCCGCCAAGGCCCCCTCCTGCAAG GATATTGTAGCTGGAGACATGAGCAAGAAAAGCCTCTGGGAGCAGACAGGTGGCTCCAAGACGTCGTCGACAGTTAAG AGCACCCCGTCTGGGAAGAGGTACAAGTTTGTGGCCACCGGACACGGGAAATATGAGAAGGTGCTCGTAGACGAAGGCTCGGCACCCTAG
- the LSP1 gene encoding lymphocyte-specific protein 1 isoform X2, producing MGLVCLAHWKWVTSPPRPAGHGHTQKGAAGRRAGPGRLTTQWSVEDEEEAARERRRRERDRQLRAQDEDGDGQSPEQPEQEKLLSLKPSEAPELDEDEGFGDWSQKPEQRQQHSGAGEPVDGGAPPRAESPEGEQEEDRPHQHGPGNEDGDKLSPAGVSLEELRLSHGSEPQDETEPRGPEGTSQGLAEAEEAEEQHQKCQQPRAPSPLVLEETTEQGSPPLSPSIKLSDRTESLNRSIKKSNSVKKSQPALPISKIDERLEQYTQAIETAGRTPKLARQPSIELPSMAVASTKSRWETGEVQAQSAAKAPSCKDIVAGDMSKKSLWEQTGGSKTSSTVKSTPSGKRYKFVATGHGKYEKVLVDEGSAP from the exons ATGGGGCTTGTCTGCCTGGCCCACTGGAAATGGGTCACCTCCCCCCCACGCCCAGCAGGGCACGGACACACCCAGAAAGGTGCTGCTGGAAGGAGGGCTGGGCCGGGAAG GCTCACCACTCAGTGGAGCGTGGAAGATGAAGAAGAGGCCGCGAGGGAGAGGCGCcggagagagagggacaggcaGCTGCGGGCCCAGGACGAGGACGGAGATGGCCAGTCCCCGGAACAGCCAGAGCAGGAGAAACT CCTCAGCCTGAAGCCCTCCGAGGCCCCCGAACTGGATGAGGATGAGGGTTTCGGTGATTGGTCGCAGAAGCCGGAGCAGCGGCAGCAGCACTCCGGAGCTGGGGAGCCTGTGGATGGCGGGGCGCCCCCTCGGGCTGAGAGTCcggagggggagcaggaggaggacag GCCCCACCAGCATGGTCCCGGGAACGAGGATGGTGACAAGCTGAGCCCAGCTGGGGTCAGCCTGGAGGAGTTGCGTCTGAGCCATGGGTCAGAGCCCCAGGACGAGACAGAGcccagaggcccagaggggaccagccagggcctggcagaggctgaggaggcagaggagcag CACCAGAAatgtcagcagcccagggcacCCAGCCCCTTGGTCCTGGAGGAGACGACCGAACAGGGCTCACCTCCCCTGAGCCCCAGCATCAAA CTCAGTGACAGAACCGAGTCCCTGAACCGCTCCATCAAGAAGAG TAACAGTGTGAAGAAgtcccagccagccctgcccatCTCCAAGATTGATGAGCGGCTGGAGCAGTACACCCAGGCCATCGAG ACTGCTGGCCGGACCCCCAAGCTAGCCCGCCAGCCCTCCATTGAGCTGCCCAGTATGGCCGTGGCGAGTACTAAGAGCCGGTGGGAGACGGGAGAGGTGCAGGCTCAGTCCGCCGCCAAGGCCCCCTCCTGCAAG GATATTGTAGCTGGAGACATGAGCAAGAAAAGCCTCTGGGAGCAGACAGGTGGCTCCAAGACGTCGTCGACAGTTAAG AGCACCCCGTCTGGGAAGAGGTACAAGTTTGTGGCCACCGGACACGGGAAATATGAGAAGGTGCTCGTAGACGAAGGCTCGGCACCCTAG
- the LSP1 gene encoding lymphocyte-specific protein 1 isoform X5: protein MGLVCLAHWKWVTSPPRPAGHGHTQKGAAGRRAGPGRLTTQWSVEDEEEAARERRRRERDRQLRAQDEDGDGQSPEQPEQEKLPHQHGPGNEDGDKLSPAGVSLEELRLSHGSEPQDETEPRGPEGTSQGLAEAEEAEEQHQKCQQPRAPSPLVLEETTEQGSPPLSPSIKLSDRTESLNRSIKKSNSVKKSQPALPISKIDERLEQYTQAIETAGRTPKLARQPSIELPSMAVASTKSRWETGEVQAQSAAKAPSCKDIVAGDMSKKSLWEQTGGSKTSSTVKSTPSGKRYKFVATGHGKYEKVLVDEGSAP, encoded by the exons ATGGGGCTTGTCTGCCTGGCCCACTGGAAATGGGTCACCTCCCCCCCACGCCCAGCAGGGCACGGACACACCCAGAAAGGTGCTGCTGGAAGGAGGGCTGGGCCGGGAAG GCTCACCACTCAGTGGAGCGTGGAAGATGAAGAAGAGGCCGCGAGGGAGAGGCGCcggagagagagggacaggcaGCTGCGGGCCCAGGACGAGGACGGAGATGGCCAGTCCCCGGAACAGCCAGAGCAGGAGAAACT GCCCCACCAGCATGGTCCCGGGAACGAGGATGGTGACAAGCTGAGCCCAGCTGGGGTCAGCCTGGAGGAGTTGCGTCTGAGCCATGGGTCAGAGCCCCAGGACGAGACAGAGcccagaggcccagaggggaccagccagggcctggcagaggctgaggaggcagaggagcag CACCAGAAatgtcagcagcccagggcacCCAGCCCCTTGGTCCTGGAGGAGACGACCGAACAGGGCTCACCTCCCCTGAGCCCCAGCATCAAA CTCAGTGACAGAACCGAGTCCCTGAACCGCTCCATCAAGAAGAG TAACAGTGTGAAGAAgtcccagccagccctgcccatCTCCAAGATTGATGAGCGGCTGGAGCAGTACACCCAGGCCATCGAG ACTGCTGGCCGGACCCCCAAGCTAGCCCGCCAGCCCTCCATTGAGCTGCCCAGTATGGCCGTGGCGAGTACTAAGAGCCGGTGGGAGACGGGAGAGGTGCAGGCTCAGTCCGCCGCCAAGGCCCCCTCCTGCAAG GATATTGTAGCTGGAGACATGAGCAAGAAAAGCCTCTGGGAGCAGACAGGTGGCTCCAAGACGTCGTCGACAGTTAAG AGCACCCCGTCTGGGAAGAGGTACAAGTTTGTGGCCACCGGACACGGGAAATATGAGAAGGTGCTCGTAGACGAAGGCTCGGCACCCTAG
- the LSP1 gene encoding lymphocyte-specific protein 1 isoform X1, producing MRWQGCRDHGAGPARPGDGGPEGAGCGVQGARLVEENGGSDPVLGFLHACLDTGAPSREPPARGHVLSRLTTQWSVEDEEEAARERRRRERDRQLRAQDEDGDGQSPEQPEQEKLLSLKPSEAPELDEDEGFGDWSQKPEQRQQHSGAGEPVDGGAPPRAESPEGEQEEDRPHQHGPGNEDGDKLSPAGVSLEELRLSHGSEPQDETEPRGPEGTSQGLAEAEEAEEQHQKCQQPRAPSPLVLEETTEQGSPPLSPSIKLSDRTESLNRSIKKSNSVKKSQPALPISKIDERLEQYTQAIETAGRTPKLARQPSIELPSMAVASTKSRWETGEVQAQSAAKAPSCKDIVAGDMSKKSLWEQTGGSKTSSTVKSTPSGKRYKFVATGHGKYEKVLVDEGSAP from the exons ATGCGCTGGCAGGGCTGCCgagaccacggggccggcccagcccGGCCAGGGGACGGAGGCCCAGAAGGAGCGGGCTGCGGG GTCCAGGGAGCCAGACTGGTGGAAGAGAACGGAGGATCTGATCCCGTCCTCGGCTTTCTCCATGCCTGTCTGGACACGGGAGCCCCCTCCAGGGAGCCTCCTGCCAGGGGGCACGTGCTATCCAG GCTCACCACTCAGTGGAGCGTGGAAGATGAAGAAGAGGCCGCGAGGGAGAGGCGCcggagagagagggacaggcaGCTGCGGGCCCAGGACGAGGACGGAGATGGCCAGTCCCCGGAACAGCCAGAGCAGGAGAAACT CCTCAGCCTGAAGCCCTCCGAGGCCCCCGAACTGGATGAGGATGAGGGTTTCGGTGATTGGTCGCAGAAGCCGGAGCAGCGGCAGCAGCACTCCGGAGCTGGGGAGCCTGTGGATGGCGGGGCGCCCCCTCGGGCTGAGAGTCcggagggggagcaggaggaggacag GCCCCACCAGCATGGTCCCGGGAACGAGGATGGTGACAAGCTGAGCCCAGCTGGGGTCAGCCTGGAGGAGTTGCGTCTGAGCCATGGGTCAGAGCCCCAGGACGAGACAGAGcccagaggcccagaggggaccagccagggcctggcagaggctgaggaggcagaggagcag CACCAGAAatgtcagcagcccagggcacCCAGCCCCTTGGTCCTGGAGGAGACGACCGAACAGGGCTCACCTCCCCTGAGCCCCAGCATCAAA CTCAGTGACAGAACCGAGTCCCTGAACCGCTCCATCAAGAAGAG TAACAGTGTGAAGAAgtcccagccagccctgcccatCTCCAAGATTGATGAGCGGCTGGAGCAGTACACCCAGGCCATCGAG ACTGCTGGCCGGACCCCCAAGCTAGCCCGCCAGCCCTCCATTGAGCTGCCCAGTATGGCCGTGGCGAGTACTAAGAGCCGGTGGGAGACGGGAGAGGTGCAGGCTCAGTCCGCCGCCAAGGCCCCCTCCTGCAAG GATATTGTAGCTGGAGACATGAGCAAGAAAAGCCTCTGGGAGCAGACAGGTGGCTCCAAGACGTCGTCGACAGTTAAG AGCACCCCGTCTGGGAAGAGGTACAAGTTTGTGGCCACCGGACACGGGAAATATGAGAAGGTGCTCGTAGACGAAGGCTCGGCACCCTAG
- the LSP1 gene encoding lymphocyte-specific protein 1 isoform X3 — protein MAEAPSHPDSEEQEELLVEEATGLTTQWSVEDEEEAARERRRRERDRQLRAQDEDGDGQSPEQPEQEKLLSLKPSEAPELDEDEGFGDWSQKPEQRQQHSGAGEPVDGGAPPRAESPEGEQEEDRPHQHGPGNEDGDKLSPAGVSLEELRLSHGSEPQDETEPRGPEGTSQGLAEAEEAEEQHQKCQQPRAPSPLVLEETTEQGSPPLSPSIKLSDRTESLNRSIKKSNSVKKSQPALPISKIDERLEQYTQAIETAGRTPKLARQPSIELPSMAVASTKSRWETGEVQAQSAAKAPSCKDIVAGDMSKKSLWEQTGGSKTSSTVKSTPSGKRYKFVATGHGKYEKVLVDEGSAP, from the exons GCTCACCACTCAGTGGAGCGTGGAAGATGAAGAAGAGGCCGCGAGGGAGAGGCGCcggagagagagggacaggcaGCTGCGGGCCCAGGACGAGGACGGAGATGGCCAGTCCCCGGAACAGCCAGAGCAGGAGAAACT CCTCAGCCTGAAGCCCTCCGAGGCCCCCGAACTGGATGAGGATGAGGGTTTCGGTGATTGGTCGCAGAAGCCGGAGCAGCGGCAGCAGCACTCCGGAGCTGGGGAGCCTGTGGATGGCGGGGCGCCCCCTCGGGCTGAGAGTCcggagggggagcaggaggaggacag GCCCCACCAGCATGGTCCCGGGAACGAGGATGGTGACAAGCTGAGCCCAGCTGGGGTCAGCCTGGAGGAGTTGCGTCTGAGCCATGGGTCAGAGCCCCAGGACGAGACAGAGcccagaggcccagaggggaccagccagggcctggcagaggctgaggaggcagaggagcag CACCAGAAatgtcagcagcccagggcacCCAGCCCCTTGGTCCTGGAGGAGACGACCGAACAGGGCTCACCTCCCCTGAGCCCCAGCATCAAA CTCAGTGACAGAACCGAGTCCCTGAACCGCTCCATCAAGAAGAG TAACAGTGTGAAGAAgtcccagccagccctgcccatCTCCAAGATTGATGAGCGGCTGGAGCAGTACACCCAGGCCATCGAG ACTGCTGGCCGGACCCCCAAGCTAGCCCGCCAGCCCTCCATTGAGCTGCCCAGTATGGCCGTGGCGAGTACTAAGAGCCGGTGGGAGACGGGAGAGGTGCAGGCTCAGTCCGCCGCCAAGGCCCCCTCCTGCAAG GATATTGTAGCTGGAGACATGAGCAAGAAAAGCCTCTGGGAGCAGACAGGTGGCTCCAAGACGTCGTCGACAGTTAAG AGCACCCCGTCTGGGAAGAGGTACAAGTTTGTGGCCACCGGACACGGGAAATATGAGAAGGTGCTCGTAGACGAAGGCTCGGCACCCTAG